The DNA segment GGGGTTCCTGGGATGGGCTTGATGATTTGTATACAAATGATAACGATGCGAACCTGAATCTAAGAGAGTTGTTTGTAACACCTTCTGATGTTGATTTTGTAATTCCATTTCCTGAAGTCGACTTGTCGTTGAATCCGGGATTAATGGATGATCCAGTTGACTTTGACTTTGGTTCTATTGGCTATAATTAGCATTACACAAAGATGGATATGAGGTGGTCGTGGAAGAGTGTTTATGTTGTTGAAATGTAGGGTGGTGAGTGCATTTTTTTTGACCATTACAGATAACCTTAATAAGTAAATTATAAATTCATGAAAACTATCAGAAACTTAAATATATGTGGAACACATATCTTGCTGTTGATCTTTGCGATGGCATTTATGTTCCAATCATGTGAGGAATATCCTCATGAGTATGAAGTGGCAGGCGGTGTACCTAAGATAGATTACATTAGGATAACCACGCCAGAAAAATCCGATTCTTTAATAATAAGTGCTTCTCTAAATAGTACGATAACTATTATTGGAGAGAACTTAAGAAGTATTACCGAGATGTGGTTTAATGATAAAAAAGCCTATTTGAATACGAGTTTTATCACTTCAAATGCACTGATTGTTAATATTCCTAACGAGATTCCGGGTGTTGTGTCAGATAAAATATACATGGTGGCTGGTAAAGATACGCTCACCTATGATTTTAATGTGGTTGTTCCCCCTCCAGCTCCCAAGTCGATGCTTTGCGAATTTGTGGAAGATGGGGATGAGGCGGTTATTTATGGAAATTATTTTATTGATGACATGAATGTGCCTTTGCAGGTAATCTTTCCTGGAGAAGTGGAAGGAGAAGTGATTAGTGTAAGTGATGATTTTGATGAAATAATTGTTAAAGTGCCTGTAGGGGCAGCTGTCGGTCAAATTACCGTAAAAAGTATTTACGGATCTACGCGTTCTTCTTTCTTTTTTCGTGATGATAGAAACTACATCCTCGATTGGGACAATCTGGATGCAGCAGGAGGCTGGCGATCCGGTGTGATTGCAAGTACAGAACCGACTGGTATTAGTGGAAATTATGTTCGTTTTCATGGTGATATGACGGGCGCTGTTGGTGAAACATGGAACGAAGATGCTCATAGCTTTAATCTTTGGAATGCTTCTAATGGGAGAAGTGATGAACCTTTTTATGAGGGTGATCTGAGTGCAGCAGTACTTAAATTTGAATGTTATGTGGTGGAAGAATGGAAGGCGAGTGCATTGCAAATGATATTTACACCTTATAGCGTTAGTGCTACAAATAGCTATATCGCAGATGGAATGACCCCTCGTGGATTGTGGATACCTTGGGCTTCGTCAGGTAGCTACCGAACCGAAGGGTGGACTACTGTAACCATCCCCATGTCTGAATTCCATTATTATCATGACGGTACCGATGCTGGTTCAGCAATAACGAATGATATGTTAGGAGGTCTTACTTTCTTTGTTTGGAATGGAGGAGTGGAAGGTGAAGATTGTAGCGTTCATATGTGTATCGATAATATACGTATTGTACCTATGTAATTCTTAGATGCATGATCATTTAAAATTAAATATAGATACATGGAATGAGTCGTGGTAATTGTTTTACATACAGTAGGATAGTTGGTTTAGGTGAGTTTCATGTGATCTTAATAATAAATTATAAACTCATGAAAAAGTTAAAGATATTATTGCTTCTGTCGTTGTTTGGTTTTTTAAGCTTATCAACGTTTTTTGCTTCATGTAGCGATGATGAAGATAAGGGTGCAGATGAAGTGACATTATATAGCTATGGACCTATGCCCATAGCAAGAGGTGCTGAACTTAGATTTATTGGTGACAATCTGGATAAGGTGAGTAGTATAGTACTTCCTCCTGATTTGCAGGTTATAAGTACTGAATTTACGGAACATACTGAAAAAAGTATAAAACTTACTGTGCCTCAGGATGCCGTAGAGGGGTATGTAAATTTGTTGGCTGGAGAAGTGACTGTTACTACAAAAACTAAAATTGGCTTTTCAGAACCCATAGATATAGATGGCTCTTTTACTCCTAAAATCATTAAACCCGGGGGGGTGTTGACCATTGAAGGTGATTATTTGAATTTAGTTGGAGAGGTGATTTTTACAGACCGTATAGCTGTTGATAGTGCTGATTTTATGACGATATCGCGTAAGCAAATTACCTTAATGGTCCCTCCTCAAGCACAAACAGGAAAAATAGCGGTGTCAAATGGGGCCGATGATCCTATCGTAATTTACTCAGAGGATGAGCTAACTGTTACGGTACCCACATTAACAGAACTGTCGCCAAATCCGATTGTCGCAGGTGCTGACTTGCGTATTAAGGGAACAGACTTGGATTTAGTGACAAGTATAGGTTTGGGTGGAGATGTGCAGGTGACAGACTTTACCTTGGAAGAAGATGGTACAGCCATCGGGTTGACTGTACCGATGAATACCCAAGATGGCAACGTTTCGTTGAACCTGGCTTCGAGAATTATTGTGACATCAGCTGAAGAATTGGTGATGGTGGTGCCTACAGTTTCAGTGACACCTACAACCATAAAAAATGGTGCTGTACTCACGGTGACGGGAGAAGATCTTGGTTTAATTAGTGAGGTTGTTTTTGCGGGGGGAGCCAATGGAACCATACAAGAGGGGAGAACCGCAACAGAAATGAAGGTTATAGTGCCTGATGCTGCAATCAGCGGTGAGGTGATTTTTAATACAACAGCTGCTAAAACGGTTTCTGGTGGCGATTTAGTACTGATGGAACCTAGTATTGTGAATATGGCTCCGATATCTGCTAAACCGAATGTGGATGTGGTAATTACCGGGATGGATTTGGATTTAGTTAGTAAAATTAGGTTTGCGGGTAATATGGAAGGGGCCATTGTTTCTCAATCGGAGACGGAAATTGTGGTAACAATACCTGTGGGTTCAGTGACAGGTGTCATCACTTTGATAACCGTGAATGGAACAGAAATCATTTCTTCTGCGAGTTTGGAGGTCCTACAAAATCTACCCACATTTACTTCTTATGGTGAGGCTAAAGGAGTTCCGGGAGAAATATTAACGATTAATGGAATGAACCTGAGTTTGGTGAAAAAAATAATCTTTCCGGGTGGTATAGCAGCTACTGCTTATGGCGAAAAATCAGATAGTCGCATAGAAGTATATGTTCCGGAAGAGGTACCTGTGGGTGTCGGTCGATTGACCATGCTGACCTATGAAGGAGAAGAGGGCTTTTTTCCGGAGATATTTTTGGGTTCTACTGAGCCAGTTGTCGATCCAGACTATGTTTTCTTTGATTTTAACGGATCAGAAAAAGGTAGCTGGTGGGGTAATGCAATGGGCAGTGATGTGTCAAGTGATGCACCAATGGCTGATGGTACACCTTATTGGTCTATAAACGGATACAGTACGCCGGATTATGGCTGGGATGGAGGCTTTTTCTGGAGAAATGGAGGTAATAATATTAAAACAGAAGGTTTGTTAGTGGATAGGGATGTTCTGAAGTTTGATATTAATATTCACGAGCCTGTGCTTGATGGTGAACTACGACTGAACATCAGAGGTGATGATTATGACGCAAATGCTATTTATAAGCCATGGGAAGAGGATCCTTCATTTGTGACGGTTGGATGGATCACTGCAACTATACCACTTACTGAGTTCGGAATTACAGATGCTCAATTACAGGGCCTAACAAAAGATTTTGGTGCTGTATTTATTTCAGGAAGCGCTGTGAAGGTTCATATGGACATCGATAATGTAAGATTTGAAAAAAGGTAGGTGTTGCGATGAGTTCGCTTGAGATCGTAGTAAAAGGGCATTGGTGTTTGTTATGTATGGCTTCATGAATGACCATCGTTTATGAAATTGGATTATGATAGATCATTTTAAAAATAAAGTAGCTCCTGATATGAAGAAAGAGCTACGAAGTATATTGAAATATTGGGCTGAAAATACCATTGATTTTGCGAACGAAGGTTTTGTAGGTGAGCTGGATGCATATGGACATAGAAATGTAAAGGCTGATAAAAGTGCAGTGTTGAATACTCGCTTGCTCTATACGTTTTCGGCTGCTTATATCTTTTTTAAAGAATCTGTTTATTTAAAAATAGCAGAAAAGGCTTATGGCTACTTGCTTCGGTACTTCTGGGATTATAAAAACGGAGGATTGTTTTGGTCGGTAGATGCCAAAGGAGTGGTGACCGATAACCATAAGCAGGCTTATGCACAGGGCTTTGGTATATATGGTTTTACAGAATATTATAAAGCAACAGGTTGTAAAGAAAGTCTTGAATGTGCCATTGGATTATTTCAATTGCTGGAATTTAAATTTAAGGATAAAGAATTTGGGGGGTATATGGAAGCCTTGTCAAATGACTGGCTTCCGTTGGAGGATATGCGCTTAAGTAGTAAGGATGCCAATGAACCCAAATCTATGAATACTCACTTGCATATTATAGAACCTTATACGGAGCTTTATAAGGTGTGGCCTCGTAAGCGTTTGAAAAATAGTATAGAAGACTTGTTGTTTATTTTTAAAGATAAGATCGTGGATGGTAATACATTTCATTTTAACTTGTTTTTTGAACGGGACTGGTCGGTAAAATCCAATATCGTGTCCTATGGTCACGATATTGAAGGCGCATGGTTGTTGAATGAAGCCGCTCAGGTAATTCAGGATCAAGAAATGATGGTTCAGGTGAGGGAGCTGTCCTTGAAAATAGCGAATGCTACAATGTTGGATGGTTTAGATGAGGACGGTAGTGTTTTTTATGAGATGCAGGGTAATTGTTTAGATAAGGATAAACATTGGTGGCCACAAGCCGAAGCATTGGTTGGATTTTTGGACGCTTACCAAAATTTTAGTGATGAAAAGTATCTGAAAGCTGTCGAAAAAGTATGGGTGTTTATCCTTTATTATATGAGAGATAAGGAGTATGGCGAATGGTTTTGGAAAGTGGATGAGGAGGGGGTGCCAGATAGATTACTGCCTAAAGTGGGATTTTGGAAGTGCCCGTATCATAACGCAAGAGCCCTTATGGAAGCCATTAGACGCATTAGTATGATATGAAGATGTATCGCGAACAACAGGTTATATATCTTAGGTATTTAATTGTTTCTGTATAATATAGAAAGATAAAAACGAAATTTTTATTAAACCCGGATGATGTATTAGAACTTTGTTATAGATCTTCTAATGCATTTGTCGGGTTAAAATGAGCTGCAATAGGTTTTAAGTAGTAATGTTATTTTTTGAAGGTTTAATGTGAAATTAGAATTTTTATGAAATATATTTTTTGTATAACAATGGCCGTTATGCTGGCTTGTTGTTCGGCATGTGAAAAGTCCGATAAGACAGAAAAGGCGGCACCGGAATTTAAATCAAGCATGCCGGCGGATGGAGCTCAGGATGTTTATCTGGATACGGATGTTAAAGTGGTATTTGATGAGGTTGTGACATTGGCTCCAGATCATGGAATAACCATTAATAATTCAGCAGCCAATGTTGAAGTGTCATTTACTACATTGGTTTTTACAGTCGATTTACAAAGTAATACCACTTATCAAATTATCATTCCTCAAGGTAGTGTTGTGAATACTTTTGGAGTGCCATTATCCACTGATATAAAGATTTCGTTTGCAACCAAAGAAATAAATGTTTCTAATAGCGAAGATATGGAATTTGTGGCCGATATGGGAGTGGGTTGGAATTTAGGTAATACTTTGGATACGAAACATAAGGATAAAACTAACTGGGGTAATCCAGCAGTAACCAAAGCGCTCATAGATGCTGTAAGAGCCAAGGGATTTAAAACATTAAGGCTGCCGGTTACCTGGCAGTATAATATGGGGAGTTCGCCTGATTACGTAATTGAGCCTGATTTTTTAAACAGAGTAGAAGAGGTAGTAAACTATGGTTTAGATAATGATATGTACGTGATTGTGAATATTCACCATGATGAAGATTGGATTATTCCAACGTATGAGCGGCTGGATAATGTTAAAGAGCAGCTTGTAAGAGTCTGGACGCAAATTGCAGCGCATTTTAAGACCTATGACGACAAACTTATCTTTGAAACATTGAATGAACCGCGCCTTATCGGTTCTAATCAAGAGTGGACCGGGGGAACAGCAGAAGGGAGAGACTGTGTGAATCAGCTGCATCGTGTGGCAGTGGAAGCCATAAGGGCTACGGGAGATAATAATGCCAGTAGGTATATAATGATATCGCCCTATGCTGCATCTTCGAGTCAAGTGGCAATTGAGAGCTTTCAGTTACCCACTTCAACAAGGCTTATTGTTTCTGTGCATAGTTATTTTCCATATACCTTTGCTTTGGCTGAGGATAATTATGTTACAAGTTGGGGTACTGAGGCAGAACAACAAGCCCTAGATGCAGAACTGAATCGTTTGGTGGATCAATTTATTGACCAGGGAATTCCAGTGGTTATGGGTGAGTGGGGAAGTTTAAATCACGGCAATTTAGAGGATAGAACAAGACATGCGGCTTATTATAGCACAGCTTGTTTGAGCAGAGGTATTCCTTCTATTTGGTGGGATAATGGAAATTTAAGTGAGTTTGGACTGATAGATAGAACTACTTATCAATGGGCTTATATCGACATAGCAAATGCTATTGTAGAACATTAATAATGTATTAAAACATCTACTAAAGATTAAAATGGTAATGTAAGATCTTGAGATAGGAACATCATAGAATATCTTTTTTTGTTATAAAGTTATTAATCATTAATACGAAGGTTAGTGAATCTTACAGAATGACGGAATAACGTATTAAATGAGTAGTTTTAGATAATAGATGCATTTGCTTAAAATTATGAGTCACTGTAGTTTTGTAATGAAACCTTTATAGAAAATTTTATTTCAAGTTTGAATTATTCAGCTTCTTCAACTGTTGGCAGGTTAGAAAAAATATATGTTCAGAAGTGGATTCATTTTGGTTTTTTACAGTCTATTCAGTCATGGTCAGAGTATAGAAGGACGGGTATCCTAAGTTGACTTTTGAAGAGGACTCCAAGTCGGGTTATGAATTGCCCCCGTCAAGCTTATTATACCCGGATGATGAAAAATCTTATAATTCGAATAATTATAGTGCAGTTAAAGACCAGGATACCAGAGATACAAATATCTTTTGGGATGTGGAATAAGTTTTATTTTTATTAATTATTGTTTATGTAAGAGACCCTTCGAAGTGTTGGGTCTCTTTGTTCTGTATGAAAATGAGAAAGATTATTTTATTATTATGGATTGTATCATTTCAACTATTTGTTGTTGCTCAGGGCAAAACAAATAACAATGTTGGAAGGGTAGTGTATGAGAAGTTTATTAATGGAGCTGTTCAAAGCCATGAAGACAGATTTATTCTGGAGTTTGCTAATGATATTGCCAAGTGTTGGATAGATAATACCAATAGCGATTTGTTGCCAGAGGTGCCATTGAAATTTAATTATTTGGATTATGAAAATGAAAAATTGTATCAGCAAGCTATATTTCAGGGAAAGGATACTTGCTACAAAGAAAGTGACTTTGTAAATTTGGATGAGTATAAACCAGAAGGTAAATTGGTGAAGATATTAGGTTATGAATGCCAAAAATATGTAGGTTCTTCATTTTCAAATAGAATAGAAATATGGGTCGCTAAAGAGGTTGGTATAAAAGGAACCCCTTTCCTGGGAACTCCGCATAAAGAAGGACTGGTTCTTAAATATATTAGAAATGGGAATTATGGTTGGGAAGCAAGGGATGTGAAGATAAAGAAGTCCAAAAAAATGATAAACCCAGAGCCAATGAATTTGGGCGTTAAAGTAAATGCGCAAGACTTTGATAAGCGCCTGCGCAATGCTTTAGTAAAGGATGTTTCTTTGTTTTCAAATCAGGTGATTAATTGGGGAGATAAAATAGAAAATGCCCATGAAGAGTACTTAGATACTGTTTATCGGTTTGCCGGGGGTACAGTGCTTGCTAAAAAAGTGAAATTGCCCAAAGTACCTTTGGGAACTCCGGTTTTTGCAGAGCTTATAGAAAAATCAAATGGTGATGCCTATGATCGTACAGGGTCTGTTTTCGTAATACCCGTGAATAAAGAAAAGAGCTTTTTAGATGGCTTGAGGAATGGTGTTGATTACTTGCCTGAATATATGAGTGGTGAAGGTAAAAAGTATCATGGGGTAGTTGTTAATGATGAATTTGAGCCTTTGATTGAATTGATGCGTTTTTTTACTCCCTTTGGGGTGAATTACTTTAATGAGAAACGTGATGTGGGAATCAAATGGGCAGACTCTGCTGTGTATAAAATGGATGTAAGCCATTTATTACCTGTATTACAAGATGAATGTTGGATAGGAATGTATATAGGTAACTACGCCAAGGGAGGTCATTGTGTAAACTTAAATCTTAAGTATTACCTTGATGAAAAAAAGAATAATGCCCAAAAAAAATACTGGATTCAACCCGTGTTTAATACGGTAAATGTGATGGAAATGGTTGGGCAAAAATATGGAACTATGTTTCGGAATGATACTTTAACCGTAGATTTTGAAGTGCCCAAAGGTGTGAAAAATATTCAATTTCAGTATATAACTACGGGGCATGGTGGTTGGAAACAGGGGGATGAATTTGTTCCTAAAGAAAATAAAGTATTTCTTGATGGAAAGTCCTTTTTTAACTTTACACCTTGGAGAGTAGATTGTGGAACTTATCGTAGGCTTAATCCTGCATCAGGAAATTTTAAAAATGGAATGTCATCGTCTGATTATAGTAGATCTGGTTGGTGTCCTGGAACTGTTGCGAACCCATTTTTTATGCATTTAAATGGTTTATCTCCAGGGAAACATCGCATACAAGTTTATATCCCTCTGGGAGAACCAGAAGGAAATATGTTTAGTGCATGGAATATATCAGGTGTCTTTGTAGGTGAGATGGAGGAATAGTATAGCCTTAGAAAAATAAATTTAGACATGTGAAACGAGCCATGTGTTTTTTTTTACACTCAGAAGTGTGATTAATTCTGGCGAGTTTCATATGACCATTGAAAGAAATATATAATCATATGAAAGTATTTTTATTTGCAGTTGCTACCCTTTTTATAACATCATGTCATTTTACATCATCTAAATTAAAGATGATCGATGTAAGTAATGAAATTATTTCTCCTCAAAAATATATTGTATGTAAAGCTGAAGGTTCAATAAAAATTGATGGTCTAGCAGATGATGAAGCATGGAAGAATGTACCGTTTACTAATTCTTTTATCGATATAGAAGGTGTGAAAACACCTAAATTTGATACCAAAGTAAAAATGCTTTGGGATGAACAGTATTTTTATGTTTATTCTACGATGCAGGAACCACATATTTGGGGTGATCTGTATCAGCGTGATACTGTTATTTTTTATAATAATGATTTTGAGGTGTTTATAGATCCATCAATGGATACATATCATTATGGTGAGATTGAAATAAATGCGTTAAATACAGTGTGGGATTTGAAACTGGATAAACCATACAGAGTGGGAGGTAATGCGGACAATAGCTGGAATCTGAATGAGCTGGTATCAGCGGTGAAGATTTACGGAACTTTAAATAATCCCAATGATATTGATAGTTGCTGGAATGTTGAAATGGCAATCCCCATTGATAAATTGATGAAATTAAAAGATAGCAATGAGGATCATCCTAAAGAAGGTGAACAATGGAAAGTAAATTTTTCACGTGTGGAGTGGGATTTTGATGTCGTTCATGGATGTTATGACCGTAAAAAAAATAAGGGCAAATACCTCCCGGAGTATAATTGGGTTTGGAGTAATCAAGGTGTGATAAATATGCATGAACCTGAAAAATGGGGTGTTGTTCAGTTTACAGATAGTACAATGCCTAATGATAGTTTTTTTATGAAAGATGCAGATTTTTTGTATAAACAAGTGGCCTACGCCTTATTTAGAAAGACGCAATTTGGAGACTTAAAAGGTTTGTTAGCCAAGTCTTCTGGATATACTGAAGATTTTATAATTAAAACAGGTGTTTTAAATGTTTCTGCAAATTATGTCAAGAAAGAAGGGGATTTTTATTTCACCATTTCTTCTCCATCAAATACTTATGTGATCAGTAGTAACGGATATTTAAATATTAATTAATTTTTATGAAAGCCGCAATTTTTGCTATTTTATTGGCACTTTTAATTAGTTGTAATGCTGTCAAAGACGCTGAGAAAAAGATATTTGATGTTGATCCTATTGAAATGAAAAATCCAGAACTGAGCACCGAGTGGCGCCAATATCGTTTAAATGCTGTTACTCGTTTAGTGAATGAGTTAGTAGTGATAGCACATGAAAGTGGCAATAAGTTAAGCGCAGCTGTGTTTCCTTTTCCTGAGATGTCACGTCAGATGGTGCGTCAGGCATGGAATGATTGGAATTTAGATGCTGCTTATCCAATGCTTTATCAGAATTTTTACCGACAGAATATCAATTGGATAGGCTTTGCTTCGGAACAGGCTGTTAATGATGTGGATTTTCCTATAGTTGCCGGCTTATTTGAACCTGCCTTTAACAATGCAAAAGCGTTTGAACAAGGTATTCGCCTGGCTAAAGAAAAAGGAGCAAGTGGAGTGTCTGTATTTACAGCTGACGGCTTGAGTATTGAGATGCAACAGGTTATTAAGAAACTTAGCAAGGAGCTTTAGACTCATTGATGAATAAATGACTGCTCTTTTGGTTTTGGATGACAGAGCCAAAGGAGCAGGTTGTTTTTAGTGTTTGGAGGCAATTATAATCGATTAATGATGTTTTACTTTGCTGGGCGGGTATCCAAACATCATTTTAAATTGTTTTGAGAAATACTTGGCATCGGTATATCCTATTTTAAAAGCTGCGTCGGCAACGGTGTATCCTTTTTGTAATAGTTCTAATGCAATCTTAAGTTTTACTTGCCGTATGTATTCCAAAGGACTAAGACCGGTGAGGCCTTTTACTTTGTTATAAAACACGGTTCTACTAACAAAAAAGTGCTCTGCTACGCCCTCAACACCTAAGTCCTTTGAATAATTTGTTTCGATGTATTTCATTAAGTCTTGCATAAACTTTTCGTCTTTGGTATTAACTTTTAACGTTTTAGGGTCTATGGTTTTGTTGTCTCGGAACTTAGAGATCACTAGTTTACGTTGTTTTATAAGACTATGTATAACTGCTTTCAGGTAGCTGGAATTTAGTGGTTTGGTGATGTATGCTTCTGCTCCTGTTTCAAATCCCGAAATTTTGTCCCTTGTATCACATTTGGCAGTCATCATAATGATGGGTATATGGCAAGTGCTAAAATTCTCCTTTAATTTTTTAGTCATCTCAATGCCATCTAACTCAGGCATCATAATGTCTGTAATGATTACATCCGGATTATGAACTTCTGCCAGTTGAAGTCCTTGAATACCGTTACCGGCGACAAAACAATTGTAGTTATATGATAACTTATCTTTGATATAGCTAGCAATGGATGTATTATCTTCCACAATAAGTATTGTATCTATATTTTTATCAATAGGTTTTTGTTCCAGATGTTGAGGATTCATGATTAGTTCCTCATCATGATTTGCTACAGGGCTTATATTTGTGTTTTCTATGGCAGAAACGTTTGCTTTTTCCAAAATTACCTGCTTGTTTAATGGCAGTGATAAGCAAAAGGTACTACCCTTGCCTACTTCTGATTTTAGCTCGATATTGCCTCCATGGAGTTTAGCCAATTCAAATGCCAAAGAAAGTCCAATGCCACTGCTCATATTGCTGTTATTGTTAAGAATAACATAACGACTAAAGATATCTGCTATATGATCGTTGGGTATACCCGGACCTTCATCAATTACTTGTATTTTTGCTGTATCTGCTTCTGTATCTGTAAAAATGGTAATGCTTACTTGTTTGCCACGTGGGGTGTATTTTAAGGCATTGGAAATGAGATTGTATAAAATGCTGTCTATCTGAATGATATCTGCCCATATGTTTATTCTTTCATGATATGGGTTGATTTTAAATCGAATACCATTGTGTTTAGCCAGTGGAATAAAGCTAGTGTAGATATCCTGTGCAAATTCGTTTAAATCAATTTCCTGAACCTTCAGGGTCATCTTATTGTTTTGAATTCGTCTAAAATCAAGGAGTTGGTTCACCAACTGTAGCATTCTTTTGGTATTTTTACGCATGAGTATGAGCTGCTTTTGAATATGCTCACCAATAGTGTTTTCTTCTAAAATATCTTCTAATGGCCCTAATATTAGTGTTAAAGGGGTGCGTATTTCATGGGAGATGTTGGTGAAGAAACGAAGTTTTAGCTCATTTATTTTTTTCTCAAGTAGTAAATCATTTCTGTATTTTTGAACTCTTAATACAATGGAGCGAACTATCATTAGCAGCATTATTAATATGATGGCATAAATGCTGTATGCCCAAAAGCTTTTCCACCAGGGAGGTAATATTTCAATAGTAAGTGTTTTATAGTGGGTGGTCCACTGTCCGTTTCTATTTGTGTTTTTTACCATGAATGTATACATTCCATGGGGTAGATTGGTATATGTAGCCTTTGTTTGATTGCCTACATAGTTCCAATCGTGTTCGAATCCCTTAAGAATAAAGGCGTATTGCGTTTTTTCCGGATCCAGAAAGTCCAAGGCTCTGTATTGGATACTGAAACTGGATTGCTTATGTGATAGCTGGATTTCTTTTGTAAAGGTAATGCTTTTGTTAAGTGGCGATTTGCTTTTCCCTATCACAACATCTTTATTGAATAATTGAAAGTTAGTAAATTCTATGTTGCATTGTATATTGGGTATGTCAATCATATTGGGATGCAGTAACTCTATTCCATGTGTGCCACCAAATAATAATGCGCCATCCTTTAGTTTGCAACTTGTGTTTTCTGAGAAACTATTAAAGGACAGACCGTTTTTGGTATTGAAAATCTCAATGCTATGTTTTTCATTATCATATCTATTGAGCCCATATTCTGTACTGAACCAAATTTTATGGTTTAGGTCTTCTAAGATGCCAAAAACGGCATTGTTTGACAATCCATTGCCTTTGCTTGTTAGGGTTGAAAAAATAGGTGAATCGCATAGGGGTAACTGGATTGTGCTGACACCACCTCCAGAGGTGCCAAACCATAACCGTTTTTTGGAGTCTTCATATATTTCAATGATGTCATTGTAGTTAAGAGAATTATCTGAGTTGATATCCTTAAAGAAACTCCTGAACTTTATGTTGTGGTTGCTAAGGCTGTCCATTGGTAGTACGTTTAGCCCAAATGATGTAGCTACCCAAATATTAGAGTCGGTATCAACTTCTATATCACGTACCAGGTTATTGGATAGGGTACTGTTATTCGAATTATAGTTTTCAAATTCTAGTGAATTGATCGTGTGTGCATTGGTAATGCTTATGCCATTTCCAAAAGTACCTATCCAAATATTGTGGAGAGGGTCTTGTTTGATGCTGTATATGTTATTGTTACACAATGAATAAGGATTTTTGGCTGCGTGCTGGTAATTGATGAACCGAAGGTGCGTATAGTCAGTTGTTTTTGGGGGTAAGGGACTTGTACTTACGAATAAACCGTGGCCTTTACTTCCGATCCAAACATAATGGTTGTTGTCGAAAAAAATGGTGTAAATATTGGTGTTTGTAAAGCCTGGGGCTATAGGCTTATTGGCGTCGTATCGAATAACTTCTTGTAAATCTTCATCAATAACATATAATTCGCCGCTTTTGGTTCCTGTCCATATGCAACCGTTGGGGTCTTGGGTGATGGATCTTACTAAAT comes from the Saccharicrinis fermentans DSM 9555 = JCM 21142 genome and includes:
- a CDS encoding PNGase F N-terminal domain-containing protein, which codes for MRKIILLLWIVSFQLFVVAQGKTNNNVGRVVYEKFINGAVQSHEDRFILEFANDIAKCWIDNTNSDLLPEVPLKFNYLDYENEKLYQQAIFQGKDTCYKESDFVNLDEYKPEGKLVKILGYECQKYVGSSFSNRIEIWVAKEVGIKGTPFLGTPHKEGLVLKYIRNGNYGWEARDVKIKKSKKMINPEPMNLGVKVNAQDFDKRLRNALVKDVSLFSNQVINWGDKIENAHEEYLDTVYRFAGGTVLAKKVKLPKVPLGTPVFAELIEKSNGDAYDRTGSVFVIPVNKEKSFLDGLRNGVDYLPEYMSGEGKKYHGVVVNDEFEPLIELMRFFTPFGVNYFNEKRDVGIKWADSAVYKMDVSHLLPVLQDECWIGMYIGNYAKGGHCVNLNLKYYLDEKKNNAQKKYWIQPVFNTVNVMEMVGQKYGTMFRNDTLTVDFEVPKGVKNIQFQYITTGHGGWKQGDEFVPKENKVFLDGKSFFNFTPWRVDCGTYRRLNPASGNFKNGMSSSDYSRSGWCPGTVANPFFMHLNGLSPGKHRIQVYIPLGEPEGNMFSAWNISGVFVGEMEE
- a CDS encoding carbohydrate-binding family 9-like protein, producing the protein MKVFLFAVATLFITSCHFTSSKLKMIDVSNEIISPQKYIVCKAEGSIKIDGLADDEAWKNVPFTNSFIDIEGVKTPKFDTKVKMLWDEQYFYVYSTMQEPHIWGDLYQRDTVIFYNNDFEVFIDPSMDTYHYGEIEINALNTVWDLKLDKPYRVGGNADNSWNLNELVSAVKIYGTLNNPNDIDSCWNVEMAIPIDKLMKLKDSNEDHPKEGEQWKVNFSRVEWDFDVVHGCYDRKKNKGKYLPEYNWVWSNQGVINMHEPEKWGVVQFTDSTMPNDSFFMKDADFLYKQVAYALFRKTQFGDLKGLLAKSSGYTEDFIIKTGVLNVSANYVKKEGDFYFTISSPSNTYVISSNGYLNIN